From a single Onychomys torridus chromosome 9, mOncTor1.1, whole genome shotgun sequence genomic region:
- the LOC118591579 gene encoding transmembrane protein 14C-like: protein MQKDSGPLVPLHYLGFGYAALVATGGIIGYAGLFFGSLAGLGAYQLSQDPRNVWVFLATSGTLAGIMGMRFYNSGKFMPAGLIVGASLLIIAKLGISVLSSPHP, encoded by the coding sequence ATGCAGAAGGACAGTGGCCCCCTGGTGCCTTTACATTATCTCGGCTTCGGTTATGCAGCCCTGGTTGCTACTGGTGGGATTATTGGCTATGCTGGACTCTTCTTTGGGAGCCTAGCAGGCCTTGGTGCTTACCAGCTGTCCCAGGATCCCAGGAACGTGTGGGTTTTCCTAGCTACATCTGGGACCTTGGCTGGCATCATGGGGATGAGATTCTACAACTCTGGGAAATTTATGCCTGCGGGTTTAATTGTGGGTGCCAGTTTGTTGATCATTGCCAAGCTTGGAATTAGTGTGCTGAGTTCTCCCCATCCATAG